The Pseudomonas berkeleyensis genome includes a region encoding these proteins:
- a CDS encoding phage tail tube protein, protein MITVQDASLIGYGDIFSRAYQTQKALLPWGNTSELQIAHTEDQQTLPNYITGAGNRNTSSRVTGVTASFTLYDVNARNLALVGRGTVRGVAAGVVAAPEPYVCEGLAGELIPFNELPDLSASVEILPAGGGTAYSPGSDYLLTPYGIQLTSGTTITSAGFTASYTKLKANVVEMLTTAQVELEMYFAGLNAAQGGSPTPARLRRFKPGLVQQIQLSGTQYAAYQVSGELLADMLVVNVDGDDTPLSQFYSLGMKAAA, encoded by the coding sequence ATGATCACCGTTCAAGACGCCAGCCTTATCGGCTATGGCGATATCTTCTCGCGCGCCTATCAAACGCAGAAGGCGCTGTTGCCCTGGGGTAACACCAGCGAACTGCAGATCGCTCACACCGAGGATCAGCAGACCCTGCCCAACTACATTACCGGCGCCGGCAATCGCAACACGTCGTCCCGCGTGACGGGTGTTACCGCCAGCTTCACCCTGTACGACGTGAACGCCCGCAACCTGGCCCTGGTTGGCCGTGGCACGGTGCGTGGCGTCGCTGCTGGTGTGGTCGCCGCGCCCGAGCCGTATGTGTGCGAAGGCCTGGCAGGTGAGCTGATCCCGTTCAATGAGCTGCCCGACTTGTCGGCGTCGGTCGAGATCCTGCCGGCCGGTGGCGGCACCGCCTATAGCCCAGGCTCGGATTACCTGCTGACGCCTTATGGCATCCAGCTCACCAGCGGCACCACGATCACCAGCGCGGGCTTCACGGCCAGTTACACCAAGCTCAAGGCCAACGTGGTGGAGATGTTGACCACCGCGCAGGTGGAGCTGGAAATGTACTTCGCCGGCCTCAACGCCGCGCAGGGTGGTTCGCCGACTCCGGCCCGCCTGCGCCGCTTCAAGCCTGGCTTGGTGCAGCAGATCCAGCTCAGCGGCACCCAGTACGCGGCCTATCAAGTCTCGGGCGAGCTGCTGGCGGATATGCTTGTGGTCAACGTGGATGGCGACGATACGCCCTTGTCGCAGTTCTACAGCTTGGGCATGAAGGCTGCGGCCTGA
- a CDS encoding coiled-coil domain-containing protein has product MSVRDRLIQLTLRARNFLSGDVAPATESMRELTEEGRRLKASMDDVGRARGLARTLRDNQQATEGLARSQADARATLDDLTREIGDNATATAGQRIALREARQTLEEAERAYKRNQQAIKNTTSELKKLGVDTDNVVAEEKRLTGELDDGKRALAANREAIREKRVEEKKAADTAKEHADRIDAAKGAMASGVRQVVAFAAAYVSLNAAMGLVRSGLNLVRDGIRAIAMEGSDKQQALAQLEATLASTGRQAEFTTQQLLDMADAMEASSMLTAEQVQSAQARLLSYTDVAANEFPRALQIAIDQQQRLGISAEASAEIVGRALQSPSKAMAALSRQGFTLEAGQQRLLKQLEATGRMAEAQSIIMDMLTEAYGGAAAAARLNTAAGLWKGITDRIGDFTSRVANSGAFDYIQRKLVEVSDGLDAMANDGRLDRLAQSLSDAFVSGSEALSQYVEKLATVDFEGLAARAARAAEQIGPAIESTVQAARVVAATLTTVWNGFAGTVNAAGAALVLAVQQTVGRLGLAIGQIAEMFGNSDLRAKADGLYNFLGELSQGYAEQAKTDYQQIVDAWDTTTEHVKAKAKEQTETISLESVSQADFVRQAVTSMQGALDQISAAKTVAQLRQVGDEMYAAYKRGDISQQEYSASSVELNRRLAALGGAAKSMAGDVGIAAESLKSLADVQRAISDAKTDRDIAAIRTALQALYSTGQVTAAQYNAELTKLNARQKELTQALQGSKKAQDDKNKSDQQAIVTSEQLRRESGKRMEAERKAGGAAMEQRRKESSDAKQDMGALEGFFTGVITRAREGAAGLSRAALEAFDALRGISTAAPAIDTSSLEDTRRSLEQVGKAIADVQAGLSRPLSGLGRWALETQRDSLKTQEAFLAQKASLQSLMHSYERGAISAQRFVKAAQGMKSTLGLLDDSDLSGLESAIDAATQRMKQMGDSTRSTLESLQDELDGLQGRQDDIERRRFAARQRELQAQLAEAQAGGDTQAVANAARALGLLRQIESESAQQRQAEEQKKRMEAQQATQPAATQQPAPAPSKVIRLEVPGRGAVNVGVSSDADEAKLLTVLEQAGLRSV; this is encoded by the coding sequence ATGTCCGTTCGTGATCGCCTGATCCAGCTCACCCTGCGCGCCCGTAACTTCCTGAGCGGCGATGTAGCGCCGGCCACCGAGTCGATGCGCGAGCTGACCGAGGAAGGGCGCCGGCTCAAGGCGAGCATGGATGATGTGGGCCGCGCCCGTGGCCTGGCTCGCACCCTGCGCGACAACCAGCAGGCCACCGAAGGCTTGGCGCGCAGCCAGGCCGACGCCCGCGCGACTCTGGATGACCTGACCCGCGAGATCGGCGACAACGCCACGGCCACGGCTGGCCAGCGTATCGCCTTGCGTGAGGCGCGGCAGACGCTGGAGGAGGCCGAGCGCGCCTACAAGCGCAACCAGCAGGCTATCAAGAACACCACCAGCGAGCTGAAAAAGCTGGGGGTGGATACTGACAACGTGGTGGCCGAAGAGAAGCGGCTGACCGGCGAGCTGGACGATGGCAAGCGGGCGCTGGCCGCCAACCGCGAGGCGATCCGCGAAAAGCGCGTCGAGGAAAAGAAGGCCGCCGACACGGCCAAGGAACACGCTGACCGCATCGACGCCGCCAAGGGGGCGATGGCCAGCGGTGTGCGCCAGGTGGTGGCATTCGCGGCTGCTTACGTCTCGCTCAATGCTGCCATGGGGCTTGTTAGGTCAGGGCTCAACTTGGTGCGTGATGGCATTCGAGCCATTGCGATGGAGGGCTCCGACAAGCAGCAGGCTCTGGCCCAGCTGGAGGCCACGCTGGCGTCCACGGGGCGGCAAGCCGAGTTCACCACGCAGCAGCTGCTGGACATGGCCGATGCCATGGAAGCCAGCTCGATGCTCACTGCCGAGCAGGTTCAGTCGGCTCAGGCGCGTTTGCTGTCATATACGGACGTGGCAGCGAACGAGTTCCCGCGTGCCCTGCAGATCGCGATTGATCAGCAGCAGCGGCTTGGCATCAGTGCCGAGGCATCGGCTGAGATCGTTGGCCGTGCGCTGCAGTCGCCGTCCAAGGCCATGGCCGCGCTTAGTCGGCAGGGCTTCACCCTGGAGGCTGGCCAGCAACGCCTACTCAAGCAGTTGGAAGCGACCGGCCGGATGGCCGAAGCGCAGTCCATCATCATGGACATGCTCACCGAAGCCTACGGTGGTGCAGCAGCTGCAGCGCGCTTGAATACGGCGGCTGGCCTCTGGAAGGGGATCACGGATCGTATCGGCGACTTCACTAGCCGTGTCGCCAACTCGGGCGCGTTTGACTATATCCAGCGCAAGCTTGTGGAGGTGAGCGACGGTCTGGACGCCATGGCCAACGACGGCCGACTTGATCGCCTCGCGCAGAGCCTGTCGGATGCGTTCGTGTCCGGCTCTGAGGCGCTGTCGCAGTATGTCGAGAAGCTGGCCACGGTCGATTTCGAAGGGCTCGCCGCGCGTGCTGCCCGAGCTGCCGAGCAGATTGGCCCGGCTATCGAGAGCACGGTGCAGGCGGCGCGCGTTGTCGCTGCCACGTTGACCACGGTGTGGAACGGCTTCGCCGGCACCGTGAACGCGGCCGGCGCTGCCCTGGTGCTGGCAGTACAGCAGACAGTTGGCCGGCTGGGGCTTGCGATTGGCCAGATTGCCGAGATGTTCGGCAACAGCGATCTGCGCGCCAAGGCCGATGGTCTGTACAACTTCCTCGGCGAGCTGAGCCAGGGTTATGCCGAGCAGGCCAAGACCGACTATCAGCAGATCGTCGACGCCTGGGACACGACCACCGAGCACGTCAAGGCCAAGGCGAAAGAGCAGACTGAGACCATCAGCCTTGAGAGCGTCAGCCAGGCCGACTTCGTGCGCCAGGCTGTCACCTCGATGCAGGGCGCCCTGGATCAGATCAGTGCGGCCAAGACGGTCGCGCAACTGCGCCAGGTCGGCGATGAGATGTATGCCGCGTATAAGCGTGGCGACATCAGCCAGCAGGAATACTCGGCCAGCTCGGTCGAGTTGAATCGCCGCTTGGCCGCCCTGGGTGGCGCTGCCAAGAGCATGGCCGGTGACGTTGGCATTGCGGCTGAAAGCCTCAAGTCCCTGGCCGACGTCCAACGCGCCATCAGCGATGCCAAGACGGATCGCGATATCGCCGCCATCCGCACGGCGTTGCAGGCGCTATACAGCACCGGCCAGGTGACGGCGGCTCAGTACAACGCCGAACTGACCAAACTCAACGCCCGTCAAAAGGAGCTGACCCAAGCCCTGCAGGGCAGCAAGAAAGCCCAGGACGATAAGAACAAGTCCGACCAGCAGGCCATCGTCACCTCTGAGCAACTGCGCCGCGAAAGCGGCAAGCGTATGGAGGCCGAGCGCAAGGCGGGCGGCGCCGCGATGGAGCAGCGCCGCAAGGAGTCCAGCGATGCCAAGCAAGATATGGGGGCGCTGGAGGGCTTCTTTACAGGGGTCATCACTCGTGCTCGCGAGGGCGCGGCCGGCTTGAGTCGGGCCGCGCTGGAGGCGTTCGACGCACTGCGGGGCATCAGCACTGCGGCGCCGGCCATCGACACCAGCAGTCTGGAGGACACCCGGCGCAGTTTGGAGCAGGTAGGCAAGGCGATTGCCGACGTGCAGGCTGGCCTGTCACGCCCGCTGAGCGGCCTTGGTCGTTGGGCGCTCGAAACCCAGCGCGATAGCCTGAAAACTCAGGAAGCGTTCCTGGCTCAGAAGGCCTCGCTGCAATCGCTCATGCACAGCTATGAGCGCGGCGCCATCAGTGCACAGCGTTTCGTCAAGGCCGCTCAGGGCATGAAGTCTACGCTGGGCCTGCTCGATGATTCCGACCTGAGTGGGCTGGAGTCAGCAATCGACGCCGCGACCCAGCGCATGAAGCAGATGGGCGACTCGACCCGCAGCACGCTGGAGAGCCTGCAGGACGAGCTGGATGGGTTGCAAGGCCGGCAAGACGACATCGAGCGGCGCCGCTTCGCTGCCCGCCAGCGCGAGCTGCAGGCGCAGCTGGCCGAGGCGCAGGCGGGCGGCGATACCCAAGCGGTGGCCAATGCCGCGCGTGCCCTTGGCCTGCTGCGGCAGATCGAGAGCGAAAGCGCACAGCAGCGTCAGGCCGAGGAACAGAAGAAACGCATGGAAGCCCAGCAGGCGACGCAGCCCGCTGCCACTCAGCAGCCGGCGCCGGCACCCAGCAAGGTCATCCGGCTGGAGGTGCCGGGGCGTGGGGCAGTGAATGTTGGCGTCTCGTCTGATGCTGACGAAGCCAAGCTGTTGACCGTGCTGGAGCAAGCCGGTTTGAGGAGCGTGTAA
- a CDS encoding CBS domain-containing protein, translated as MPADRAPDSVPWNALLASDLQARAGWGQAIAQQIRSRAEWGAVPALDAACLHGWGAAAPATAAPWGMPWGWVPVCDMGLRGSWGNRLRPLDVRLRLIYNPKPAAKDAFVRGRARRSNEHGPRFDAAAAVEASLYVPGSSALSFSFSGQRYTPPSSPLVFFDFRYEPERPPIQPTDTGGQALRWESARRLNQRAWLPWGKARVLDGRLTELPYVDYPGPVKPLPEPPPDPTILDTYMIANTVNLVALPSRTPIEAKNIKIGLDADSFSWSFSADIFTRAALELVQPDAGGAGELELDINGWKWVVLVERYSRKLQFPTEAYTITGATRGQLLAAPYAPLRSALNSAPINAAQAAEGELQFTGFTLDWQATDWTFPAGSLSYQSQTAIQVIARLAETVGAVVLPSRDSDHIDIVPRYPAPPWEWGQVDAPIERIIPPAMMTDLGGEWTPQPAWNACYTSGTSVGCSMLVRRAGTAGDNPTPDVFDDWLTDQPANQARGTHELSKGGNIEIVSVTIPLFPFSDDHGVGLILPAHLYRVPEEAGPWVGLCLGVDISAEGTGAVRVRQQIKLERHH; from the coding sequence GTGCCCGCTGATCGCGCGCCTGATAGCGTGCCGTGGAACGCCCTGCTGGCAAGCGACCTGCAGGCCCGGGCAGGTTGGGGGCAGGCCATCGCGCAGCAGATCCGCTCGCGGGCAGAGTGGGGCGCTGTGCCGGCGCTCGATGCTGCATGCTTGCATGGCTGGGGTGCAGCGGCTCCAGCAACTGCCGCGCCCTGGGGCATGCCCTGGGGGTGGGTGCCGGTCTGTGATATGGGCCTGCGCGGTAGCTGGGGCAATCGGCTACGGCCGCTCGATGTGCGCCTCCGGCTGATCTACAACCCGAAGCCAGCGGCAAAGGATGCGTTTGTGCGTGGGCGGGCCAGGCGCTCGAACGAGCACGGCCCGCGCTTCGATGCTGCTGCAGCGGTTGAGGCCAGTCTGTACGTGCCCGGCAGCTCAGCGCTGTCGTTCTCGTTCAGTGGCCAGCGCTACACGCCGCCGTCGTCGCCGCTGGTGTTCTTCGACTTCCGCTATGAGCCTGAGCGCCCGCCGATCCAGCCGACCGACACGGGCGGCCAGGCGCTGCGCTGGGAGTCCGCGCGCCGACTCAACCAACGGGCATGGCTGCCGTGGGGCAAGGCGCGGGTGCTCGACGGGCGACTGACTGAGCTGCCGTATGTCGACTATCCCGGTCCGGTCAAACCGCTGCCGGAGCCGCCGCCAGATCCGACCATTCTGGATACCTACATGATTGCGAATACCGTCAACCTCGTGGCGTTGCCGAGCCGCACGCCTATCGAGGCGAAGAACATCAAGATAGGGCTCGACGCCGATTCGTTCAGCTGGTCGTTCAGTGCGGACATTTTCACTCGCGCCGCCCTGGAGCTGGTGCAGCCAGATGCCGGAGGTGCCGGCGAGCTGGAGCTGGATATCAACGGGTGGAAGTGGGTCGTGCTGGTCGAGCGCTATAGCCGAAAGCTGCAGTTTCCGACCGAGGCCTACACCATCACCGGGGCAACCCGTGGCCAGCTGCTGGCGGCGCCCTATGCGCCGTTGCGCAGTGCGCTGAACTCGGCGCCGATCAATGCCGCGCAGGCGGCAGAAGGCGAACTGCAGTTCACCGGGTTTACGCTCGACTGGCAGGCAACTGACTGGACTTTCCCGGCCGGCTCGCTGAGCTACCAGAGCCAGACGGCTATTCAGGTCATCGCCCGGCTGGCCGAGACGGTGGGCGCCGTTGTGCTGCCGTCTCGCGATAGCGATCACATCGACATCGTGCCGCGCTACCCGGCGCCGCCGTGGGAGTGGGGCCAGGTAGACGCGCCCATCGAGCGCATCATCCCGCCCGCGATGATGACCGACCTGGGCGGCGAGTGGACGCCGCAGCCGGCGTGGAATGCCTGCTACACCTCGGGCACCTCGGTCGGCTGCTCGATGCTCGTGCGTCGCGCCGGCACTGCCGGCGACAACCCAACGCCCGACGTGTTCGACGACTGGCTGACTGACCAACCTGCCAACCAGGCGCGCGGCACGCACGAGCTGAGCAAGGGCGGCAACATCGAGATTGTCAGCGTGACCATTCCGCTGTTCCCGTTCAGCGATGACCACGGCGTCGGACTGATCCTGCCGGCGCACCTGTACCGGGTGCCCGAGGAGGCTGGCCCTTGGGTCGGCCTGTGCCTGGGCGTGGACATCAGCGCCGAAGGCACCGGAGCTGTGCGCGTGCGTCAACAGATCAAACTGGAGCGGCACCACTGA
- a CDS encoding DUF2514 family protein produces MIAALAERSMVLGIVAALGFLGGWKVNGWRLGEGIAQGQVEAVTVVRVVERQQQSVADAEGQKGHDQLEGLRRRAADAGAAADGLRKQASSLATQLATCNAGTAGERTAREGAAAVFVRVLGEMESEGRAMAEAADRARAAGLTCERVYDGVKAVVDQR; encoded by the coding sequence ATGATCGCCGCACTAGCAGAACGCTCGATGGTGCTGGGCATCGTTGCGGCGCTCGGCTTCCTGGGGGGCTGGAAGGTCAACGGCTGGCGGCTGGGCGAGGGGATTGCCCAGGGCCAGGTCGAGGCCGTCACCGTCGTTCGCGTCGTCGAGCGGCAACAACAGAGCGTCGCAGACGCAGAGGGGCAAAAGGGTCATGACCAACTTGAAGGGCTGCGGCGTCGTGCTGCTGATGCTGGGGCTGCTGCTGACGGGTTGCGCAAGCAAGCCAGCAGCTTGGCCACTCAGCTCGCTACCTGTAATGCCGGAACTGCCGGCGAGCGCACGGCAAGGGAAGGCGCCGCCGCAGTGTTCGTCCGGGTGCTTGGTGAGATGGAGTCAGAAGGGCGTGCAATGGCAGAAGCAGCTGACCGTGCCCGAGCTGCAGGCCTCACCTGTGAGCGAGTCTATGACGGAGTGAAGGCAGTAGTGGATCAAAGATAA
- a CDS encoding LexA family protein → MDSVTILGQVEAGGIEVPYFLPSVPAGFPSPAQDHLEQRISLDELFGLHRPQIYLARVAGESLQGLGILDGDLVLIDKAAKAKRGDVVIACVNGEPLLKILGGDQHQVILLSANPHYPPRYVLEAEEFQVWGVYVGLCRQGRHCG, encoded by the coding sequence TTGGACAGCGTCACCATCCTCGGCCAGGTTGAAGCTGGTGGTATCGAGGTTCCTTACTTCCTCCCCAGTGTCCCGGCCGGCTTCCCCAGTCCGGCTCAGGATCATCTTGAGCAACGCATTTCTCTCGACGAACTGTTCGGCCTGCACCGCCCGCAGATCTATCTGGCGCGCGTAGCGGGTGAAAGCCTGCAGGGCTTGGGCATTCTCGATGGCGACTTGGTGCTGATCGACAAAGCCGCGAAGGCCAAGCGGGGCGATGTGGTGATCGCGTGCGTCAACGGGGAACCGCTGCTCAAGATCCTTGGCGGTGATCAGCACCAAGTCATCTTGCTGTCGGCCAATCCCCATTACCCGCCGCGCTACGTGCTCGAGGCAGAGGAGTTTCAGGTGTGGGGTGTCTATGTCGGCTTATGCCGCCAGGGGCGCCACTGTGGCTGA